Genomic DNA from Sphingomonas lacunae:
AGAGGAGTTTGAGGGAGAGGATGCGCTGTTTCCCGGCGGCTATGGGCAGATCATCGACCATTTGGCACGCGGCATCGACGTCCGGCTCAATCATGTTGTGAGTGGAGTGACCGTGCGCGGGAATGGTGTGAGCGTGACACTGGCGGACGGACGCCGCATCGATGCCGATCATGTGCTGGTTACCGTACCGCTCGGCGTGCTGAAAGCCGGCGACATCACCTTTGACCCGCCCCTGCCGGCGGACAAGCGCGGCGCGATTGATCGGCTGGGCATGGGCCTGCTCAACAAGCATTGGCTGCGCTTTGACCAACCCTATTGGGACCCCACGGTGGACTGGCACGGATTCCTGTCAGATCGGAAAGGCGAATGGTCCGAATGGGTCAGTCTGACCAAGGCCGGTGGCGCCCCGGTTTTGCTGGTTTTCAGCGCGGCGGACCATGCCGAGCGGGTGGAACGGATGGCCGACGGCGCGATCGTCAACTCCATCATGGCGGCAGCGCGCACCATGTTTGGCCGCAGCCTGCCCGATCCGCAGGCCGTGCAGATCAGCCGCTGGCGGGCAGACCGCCTTGCCCGGGGGTCCTATTCCTATCATGCCGTCGGAAGCGGGCCGGAAGAGCGCCGCCTGCTGGCGCGCAGCGAGGCGGGACGGCTGCATTTTGCCGGAGAAGCACAGAATGACCTTTACCCCAGCACGGTGCATGGCGCGCTGCTGAGTGGCCGTCGGGTCGCGGCAATGATCAACGGGGAGGAAGCAGACCATGGCTGAGGCGGACCAGGCAGGGACAGAGAAGGCGCGCGACATAGGGCCGATGCGGCAACCGATGGTGACATCACTGGGCATAATCCTGGGTTTCATCCTCAACTTCCTGGCCAATTGGGCGACCGAGGATGAGGCGGGCGAAACGGTGATGACCGCCGCCGATCATGCGGTGGCGCTGACCCTGCTCGCTGCAATCGGCATCATGTGCCTGGTCCTGTTCCGCTTGCTTGACATGGGGCCACCGGAAGAGCGCGATAACGCCCGTTATGCGGTGACATTCAAGCTCTATTGCACCGGGATAGTGTTGGCCTTTGTTGGCGTTGGTGCGGCGCTGTTCCTCTAGCCGTTCAGGGCAGGAGCAGGGAGGAATCCCCATAGCTGTAAAAGCGATACTCCCGCGCAATGGCATGGGCATAGGCGCGCTGCATGACATCGAGGCCCATGATCGCGCTGACCAGCATGAACAGGGTCGATTTGGGCAGGTGAAAGTTTGTCATCAGCCCGTCGATGAAGCGGAAGCGATAACCGGGGGTAATGAAAATGTCGGTATCCCCGGCAAAGGGCGCCAGACGGCCATCGTCTCCTGCTGCGCTTTCGAGCAGGCGCAGCACCGTCGTGCCGACCGCAATGATCCGCCCGCCCGCTCCCTTGATGGCGTTGAGACGGTCAGCCGTTTCCGCGGTGATCTGACCCCATTCGCTGTGCATGACATGATCTTCGGTGTCGTCCGCCTTCATCGGCAGGAAGGTGCCTGCACCGACATGGAGGGTCAGCGTTTCGGAGGCGATGCCTGCTGACACGCACGCGTCGAGCAGCGCGGGCGTAAAATGCAATGAGGCGGTCGGCGCGGCCACCGCGCCATCCCTTTGCGCGAACATCGTCTGATAATCTTCGCGGTCGCGTTCATCAACAGCCCGCTTGCCGGCAATATAGGGTGGCAAAGGCATCTGCCCTGCCCGGTCGAGCAACACTTCGACAGGTTCCTCGCCGACAAAGGCGAGTGTCATACTGCCATCAGCGTGGCGTTCCTCTGCTACGGCCAGCACGTTCGATCCGAAATCCACCGTGTCGCCGATGCGCAGCCTTTTGGCATTGCGAATAAAGGCCTGCCAGCGGCGGAGATCGAGCCGCTTGTGCAACGTCGCGCCGATGCGGGCATCGCCGCGCTTCCCCTCCAACTGGGCGGGAATGACGCGGGTGTCGTTGAACACCAGACAATCGCCCGGACGCAGGATCTCCGGCAGATCGCGAACGCTGCGATCAGTCAGGGTGCCGGTTTCGCGCCCTTCAACCAGCAGCATGCGCGCGCTGTCGCGGGGCTCGACCGGACGCAACGCGATGCGCTCCGGCGGGAGGGTGAAGTCGAACAGGTCAACACGCATGGCGGCGCTTTACCGTAACCGCCAAGTGGCACAAGCCCGTCTGTCAGATGCCTGGTGGCGGCGGGGGACTATTGTCGGCCACAATCGAAGCCTGCACAATGCGACTGGGATTGGCTGGCGGTTCACCGACTTCCATCCGGTCAACAAATTCCATGCCGGAGACGACCCGCCCGAACACTGTATAATTGCGGTCCAGCGACAGGCGCGGGAGCAGCATGATAAAGAACTGGCTGTTGGCGCTGTTGGGGGACTCGGCGCGGGCCATCGATACGGCGCCGCGGACGTGCGGCAGATCATTGAATTCAGAATTGAGGTCGGGCAGCGTGCTACCACCCGAACCATTGCCGCGCGGATCCCCGCCCTGCGCCATGAAGCCTTCGATCACCCGGTGGAAGGTGAGACCATTGTAGAAACCCTGGCGGGCCAGCGTCTTGATGCGCTCGACATGGGCCGGAGCAGCGTCAGGACGCAGTTGGATGACCACCCGGCCACCGGTCGACAGGTCAAGCGCCAGCTGCCATTCGGGGTTGCCCTGAATGCCTTCGGGCGCAAGCGCGGCCAGCGGAGCGCGGGGGGCAGGCGTGGCAGCCGCATCCTGAGCAGCAGCTGGACTGGCCAGCATCAAAGCCGGGGCAAGGCCGCTCAAAATGGCGGTGAACAGGGCGGAACGACGCGAAATCTTCATGCTTTGAAAGGTCCTTCGGGGGGAACAGCCAGTCCCCGGCTGATGGCCGTGACGGGATTAACCGTTCATGACCCCTTGCGTCCAATGCTTTCGACCCGGGCCGCAACTTCCGACGCGACGGTGGGCGTGACGAATTTGTCGATCGGCCCACCATAGAGAGCGATTTCCTTAACCAGCCGGCTGGCGATTGGCTGCAACGCAACATCAGCCATCAGGAAAACCGTTTCCACGCGATGGTTGAGCTGGCGATTCATGCCGGTGAGCTGATATTCATATTCAAAGTCGGTCACACCGCGAATACCGCGGATGACGACACCTGCCCCTTGCGCTTCGGCAAAATCCATCAGCAGGGAATTGAAGCCGACAACACGGACGTGGGAGAGGCCAATGGCGGCCACCTCACGCTCGACCATGGCGATGCGCTCTTCATCATTGAACATCGGCGATTTGGCGATGTTGGTGGTGACACCAATAATCAGCTCGTCGACCAGCTTCGCGCCGCGCGCGATAATGTCCGTGTGGCCCAGCGTGATGGGATCAAAAGTCCCCGGATAAACGCCAATCCTCTTGCTCACCGATCCCTCTCCACCACATAGCGGGCAATGGCGCGAAGCAGGTCACCCTCGCTGCCAAAACCCGACAGTTGCGCCACGGCCTGGTCGACCAGTGCATGCGCCTGTTCTCGCGCCCGGGCAACGCCCATCAGCGACACAAAGGTCTCCTTGCCGGCATCGGCATCCTTGCCCACCGCTTTGCCGGCGACAGCAGCATCGCCCTCGACATCGATAAGGTCGTCGGCGATCTGGAAGGCGAGACCGATGTCACGGGCATAACCTCGCAAGGCGGCGCGTCCTTCATGCGGGATACGGCCGAGGATCGCGCCGGCTTCGAGGCACCAACCAATCAGCGCCCCGGTCTTGAGCTGCTGAAGACGGGTGACGGTAGCAAGATCAAAGCCCTGTCCGTCAGCGGCAAGGTCCATCATCTGTCCCCCCGCCATGCCGGCCGGGCCCGATGCCCTGGACAATTCCGCGATCAATTCCAAACGGACGAACGGGTCGCTGTGCGTAGCCTCGTCGGCCAGAATATCAAATGCAAGCGCGTGCAACGAATCCCCGGCGAGGATCGCTGTCGCTTCGTCAAACGCCTTGTGCACCGTGGGCTTGCCGCGGCGCAGATCATCATCGTCCATCGCCGGCAGGTCATCGTGAATCAGTGAATACACATGAATAGCTTCTACCGCCGCGCCGGCACGCAGGGCGCATTCGCTGTCAACAGCAAACAGGTTGGCGCTGGCGCGCACGAGCAGAGGGCGCAACCGCTTGCCCCCGCCAATCGCGGCATGGCGCATCGCCTCATAGAGGCGCGCGCGCGGATCAGCGGGAACCGCCAGCAGCGCATCGAAATAGCGGTCGATATCGGCCGCGGTATCGGCCAGCGCCTGTTCGAGGAGCGGAGAGGCAGAGCGCGCCAAGTTCGTCTCAGTCGGCGTCAAATGGCGATATGCCGGTGGGCTGTCCATCAGTGCCTATCCGGATTCGTTCGATGCGCGCCTCCGCATCACGCAGGCGGGCATCACAATGCGCCTTGAGCGCTGTGGCGCGCTCGTACAGCGCAATGGCATTGTCGAGCGGAACCTGACCGGCTTCGAGCTGGCGGACAATGGCGGCCAGTTGCTCCAAGGCATCCTCAAAGCTCAACCCGGCAAGATTTTGGGACATCGGATCAGTCATGGCGGGCACTTGTGGCTGCGCGCGGTGCACGGGTCAAGCATGTCAGGAGAGGCCAAGACGGAAAATACCGACAGCTTGCCCTGCGCCCCCAAGCCGCTAAGCTGCCCGACTGGCACGGAACAAGGAAATGGTCTTCATGCAATATGCCATCGCGACGCTCGTCACTGCCCTTGCCTTTGGTGCGCTCGATGCGGTTTGGCTCAACACCATGTTCACCCGCCTCTACAAGCCCGAGATCGGGGAGTTGCTGGGCGATTTGCGCTGGGCACCGGCGCTGATCTTCTATGGGCTCTACATCGTCGGCATCCAGATTTTCGCCATCGCTCCTGCACTGGCAAGTGGCAAATGGACCACCGCCCTCCTCTATGGCGCGTTGTTCGGGTTCTTCTGCTACGCCACCTATGACCTGACCAACCATGCGACGATGAAGGTGTGGAGCATCAAGGTCACCGTCATCGACATCATCTGGGGCAGCTTTGCCACCGGCACGGCAGCGGCCATTGCTGCGGCAGCAACGCTGGCCGCGCTGCCAGCCCGGACCTGAACCGGCAAAGGGGGGAAGTATCCATGTTCATCGGCCACTGGGCCCCGGCTCTGGTAGCGGCAGCGCATCCCAAGGCGCCAGGGCTGGGCACATTGTTCATCGCCGGACAGCTGGTCGACTGGGGGTTCTTCAGCCTGATGCTGCTGGGCGTCGAAGACATGCGCGTTTCGCCCGGCATATCGGTGATGAACCCGATGGATCTATATCATATGCCCTGGACGCACAGTCTGGTCGGCAGCGTCGTCTGGGCGGCAGGCTTTGCGTTCGTCCTCTGGCTATGGCGGCAGGACAGGATAGCTGCGATGATGGGCGGCGCAGTCGTTCTGAGTCATTGGTTCCTTGACCTCATCGTCCATGTGCCGGATCTGACATTGTGGGGTAGCCCGCCAAAGCTTGGTTTGGGCCTGTGGAATCATCCGGACATCGCCATGCCTCTGGAATTGGGCATCACACTGGCGGCCCTGCTTTACTACAGCTGGAAAACCCGGGCGATTGGCGTGATTGGTCGCATCGGCCCGGCCTTGCTGGGCCTGTTGCTGCTGAGCGTACAGATGATCAATTGGTTCGGAGAAGAGGCCACCGAGGTGTCCGCGGCCATTCCGCTGACTGCATTGGCTGCCTACGGCGTTGTGACTTTGGTGGCTTGGGCTATCGACCAGCAGCGGAGACGAACCGCCGCCTGAACGCTTCAATTCATGAACGCGATGAGCACCAAATCAAGCAGATACCAGATGCCGAGAAGGACAATCAGCCCGATGCCCAAAAGGGGTATCCAGGCCAGCGCCGTGACAGCGCCAATCAGCAGGCTGGTTTGCAGCATGCCGCTGCCAATACGGCCCATATAATAGCGGTGTGCGCCGAGCATTCCGAAAAAGAACCACAGGATGTACGCCACCCAGATCGATTTTTCGTCGTCCCGTTCGGCCTTGATGTGCCCGAACGCGAACAAATCCCCATGATACACCGGCGCGGCCATAGCTCCGCTCCCTGACTGGTCCACATTGCTGATCCTTTTGCCTCAGCCACGCTAAGATCGCGTTAATCGCCTCCACCGAGTGGTGTGCCTATCGGGGACTAGGCGGAATCGCCTGTTGCCGCTAAGGCGCGGCGCATGACTCAGATCACACCCCAGATCGTAGCCGACCACGGCCTGTCCCCGGAAGAATATGAGCGGGTTCTCCATGCGCTCGGCCGGGAACCCAACCTCGTCGAACTCGGTATTTTTTCGGTCATGTGGTCAGAGCATTGCAGCTACAAGTCGAGCCGCATCCACCTGAAAAAGCTGCCGACCGAGGCGCCCTGGGTCATCTGCGGCCCTGGTGAGAACGCAGGCGTCATCGACATTGGTGACGGTCAGGCGGCGATCTTCAAGATGGAGTCGCACAACCACCCCTCCTACATAGAGCCCTATCAGGGCGCGGCGACTGGCGTTGGTGGCATCTTGCGCGACGTCTTCACCATGGGTGCGCGGCCCGTCGCCAACATGAATGCCCTTCGTTTCGGGGACCCCGAGCATCCCAAGATGCGTCACCTGATTTCGGGCGTCGTCCATGGCATTGGCGGCTATGGCAATTGCGTCGGCGTACCGACCGTCGGCGGCGAGGTGAACTTCCACCCCGCCTATAATGGCAACATCCTCGTCAACGCGATGACGGTGGGCGTCGCAGATACCGACAAGATTTTCTACAGCGCCGCCTCGGGCGTCGGCAATCCGATCGTCTATGTCGGCTCCAAGACCGGCCGCGACGGCATCCACGGCGCGACCATGGCCTCCGCCGATTTCGAGGAAGGCGATGACGACAAGCGCCCGACGGTGCAGGTGGGTGACCCCTTCACCGAAAAGCTGCTGATCGAGGCGTGTCTTGAACTGATGGCGTCGGACGCCATCGTCGCCATTCAGGACATGGGCGCCGCCGGCCTCACCTCGTCGAGCGTCGAAATGGCCTCCAAGGGCGGCGTCGGCATCCACCTCAAGATGGATGACGTGCCGCAGCGCGAAACCGGCATGACCGCCTATGAAATGATGCTGTCGGAAAGCCAGGAGCGGATGCTCATGGTGCTGAAGCCCGGCCGCGAAGCCTTTGCCGAAGCCATTTTCAAGAAGTGGGAACTCGACTTCGCCGTCATCGGCCATGTCACTGATACCGGCCGCATGGTGCTGGAGCATCATGGCGAGATCGTCTGCGACATCCCGCTCGCGCCGCTGGCTGACGATGCGCCGCTCTATGACCGGCCCTATGTCAGCCGCGAAGAGTATAGGGTGTGGGCGGGCGTCAAGCCGCTCGGCGACATTCCCGAAAGCACTGACATTGCCGCCGATCTGCTCAAGCTGATGGCGTCGCCCGACATCGCCAGCCGTCGCTGGATCTGGGAGCAATATGACCATAAGGTCGGCGGTGACACCATCCAGCCGCCGGGCGGCGACGCGGCGCTGGTCCGCGTTCATGGCACCAACAAGGCACTGGCGATCACCACCGATTGCAACCCGCGCTATTGCTATGCCGACCCCTATGAGGGCGGCAAGCAGGCGGTGGCCGAATGCTACCGGAACATCAGCGCGGTCGGCGCAACGCCGCTCGCCATCACCAACTGCCTCAATTTCGCCAACCCGCAGCGCCCCGAAATCATGGCGCAGATCGTCGGCTGCCTCGAAGGCATGAGCGACGCCTGCCGCGCGCTCGACTTCCCGATCGTCTCGGGCAATGTCAGCCTCTATAATGAGAGCAAGGCGACCGGCGGT
This window encodes:
- a CDS encoding DUF2177 family protein, with the translated sequence MQYAIATLVTALAFGALDAVWLNTMFTRLYKPEIGELLGDLRWAPALIFYGLYIVGIQIFAIAPALASGKWTTALLYGALFGFFCYATYDLTNHATMKVWSIKVTVIDIIWGSFATGTAAAIAAAATLAALPART
- the coaD gene encoding pantetheine-phosphate adenylyltransferase codes for the protein MSKRIGVYPGTFDPITLGHTDIIARGAKLVDELIIGVTTNIAKSPMFNDEERIAMVEREVAAIGLSHVRVVGFNSLLMDFAEAQGAGVVIRGIRGVTDFEYEYQLTGMNRQLNHRVETVFLMADVALQPIASRLVKEIALYGGPIDKFVTPTVASEVAARVESIGRKGS
- a CDS encoding TM2 domain-containing protein, with amino-acid sequence MAAPVYHGDLFAFGHIKAERDDEKSIWVAYILWFFFGMLGAHRYYMGRIGSGMLQTSLLIGAVTALAWIPLLGIGLIVLLGIWYLLDLVLIAFMN
- a CDS encoding exodeoxyribonuclease VII small subunit yields the protein MTDPMSQNLAGLSFEDALEQLAAIVRQLEAGQVPLDNAIALYERATALKAHCDARLRDAEARIERIRIGTDGQPTGISPFDAD
- a CDS encoding flavin monoamine oxidase family protein, translated to MHGGQMIERRSFLSLMLAASLMPTTACRASGSQRVIIIGAGMAGLAAAVDLKVAGHQVVVLEARNRTGGRIHSSHQWSGLPMDMGASWIHRIDGNPLTDLARAAGADFVTTSYDSSLLHIDPALARLGVRDSDERMAEALVNRALAWAAAQDRDVPLQAAIDAVAPPQSLSPARQAQINFHLAGTYEQEFAAGTGQLSTRSLDDGEEFEGEDALFPGGYGQIIDHLARGIDVRLNHVVSGVTVRGNGVSVTLADGRRIDADHVLVTVPLGVLKAGDITFDPPLPADKRGAIDRLGMGLLNKHWLRFDQPYWDPTVDWHGFLSDRKGEWSEWVSLTKAGGAPVLLVFSAADHAERVERMADGAIVNSIMAAARTMFGRSLPDPQAVQISRWRADRLARGSYSYHAVGSGPEERRLLARSEAGRLHFAGEAQNDLYPSTVHGALLSGRRVAAMINGEEADHG
- a CDS encoding polyprenyl synthetase family protein; this encodes MARSASPLLEQALADTAADIDRYFDALLAVPADPRARLYEAMRHAAIGGGKRLRPLLVRASANLFAVDSECALRAGAAVEAIHVYSLIHDDLPAMDDDDLRRGKPTVHKAFDEATAILAGDSLHALAFDILADEATHSDPFVRLELIAELSRASGPAGMAGGQMMDLAADGQGFDLATVTRLQQLKTGALIGWCLEAGAILGRIPHEGRAALRGYARDIGLAFQIADDLIDVEGDAAVAGKAVGKDADAGKETFVSLMGVARAREQAHALVDQAVAQLSGFGSEGDLLRAIARYVVERDR
- a CDS encoding peptidylprolyl isomerase yields the protein MKISRRSALFTAILSGLAPALMLASPAAAQDAAATPAPRAPLAALAPEGIQGNPEWQLALDLSTGGRVVIQLRPDAAPAHVERIKTLARQGFYNGLTFHRVIEGFMAQGGDPRGNGSGGSTLPDLNSEFNDLPHVRGAVSMARAESPNSANSQFFIMLLPRLSLDRNYTVFGRVVSGMEFVDRMEVGEPPANPSRIVQASIVADNSPPPPPGI
- the queA gene encoding tRNA preQ1(34) S-adenosylmethionine ribosyltransferase-isomerase QueA, producing MRVDLFDFTLPPERIALRPVEPRDSARMLLVEGRETGTLTDRSVRDLPEILRPGDCLVFNDTRVIPAQLEGKRGDARIGATLHKRLDLRRWQAFIRNAKRLRIGDTVDFGSNVLAVAEERHADGSMTLAFVGEEPVEVLLDRAGQMPLPPYIAGKRAVDERDREDYQTMFAQRDGAVAAPTASLHFTPALLDACVSAGIASETLTLHVGAGTFLPMKADDTEDHVMHSEWGQITAETADRLNAIKGAGGRIIAVGTTVLRLLESAAGDDGRLAPFAGDTDIFITPGYRFRFIDGLMTNFHLPKSTLFMLVSAIMGLDVMQRAYAHAIAREYRFYSYGDSSLLLP
- the purL gene encoding phosphoribosylformylglycinamidine synthase subunit PurL, with product MTQITPQIVADHGLSPEEYERVLHALGREPNLVELGIFSVMWSEHCSYKSSRIHLKKLPTEAPWVICGPGENAGVIDIGDGQAAIFKMESHNHPSYIEPYQGAATGVGGILRDVFTMGARPVANMNALRFGDPEHPKMRHLISGVVHGIGGYGNCVGVPTVGGEVNFHPAYNGNILVNAMTVGVADTDKIFYSAASGVGNPIVYVGSKTGRDGIHGATMASADFEEGDDDKRPTVQVGDPFTEKLLIEACLELMASDAIVAIQDMGAAGLTSSSVEMASKGGVGIHLKMDDVPQRETGMTAYEMMLSESQERMLMVLKPGREAFAEAIFKKWELDFAVIGHVTDTGRMVLEHHGEIVCDIPLAPLADDAPLYDRPYVSREEYRVWAGVKPLGDIPESTDIAADLLKLMASPDIASRRWIWEQYDHKVGGDTIQPPGGDAALVRVHGTNKALAITTDCNPRYCYADPYEGGKQAVAECYRNISAVGATPLAITNCLNFANPQRPEIMAQIVGCLEGMSDACRALDFPIVSGNVSLYNESKATGGGSAILPTPAIGAVGLMQDWTKAVGVGFKAEGESILIIGYTAGHVGQSTWLRIIHDRQDGDAPPVDLAVERRACELVRALIGEGLITAAHDCSDGGAAVALAEMALASDMGATISVVPQIANPAAILFGEDQGRFIVTTANPELVRARANEANLFVADLGVTGGETLAFDMIERGGLHPIPLADLRAAHEGFFPKLMGEDAALA